Within Actinoplanes sp. L3-i22, the genomic segment GTTCATGACATCTCCAGGATCTGAGCGGACGAGGGTCAGGCGCGGGCGGTCACCGGCGTGCCGGGACTTACCGGTCGACGCGTGCCGGGGCGTGGCTCCACCGGGATGACGGCGGCGGCCAGCAGCGGAAAGATCAGGATGGTGGCGAACGCCGGCCCGTACCCGATCGCGCCGATCAGCGCGCCGATCGCCGGCGGGGTGGCCGTGCCGACCGCATTCTGGGCCGTGTTCTGGATGCCGAGCGCCCGGCCCGACCAGTCCCGTCCCGCGTACTCGGCGACCGCGGTGAACGCCAGACCGTTCGGACTGACCGTGAGGACCGCGGCGGCCAGCAGCACGGCGACCGAGAATCCGGTCGGCGCGGTGGCGGCCAGCAGGGCGACGACGGCGACGATCGCCAGCGCCACGGTCCGCATCGGACGCAGCCGGGAACCCGCCCGGTCGGACCACCAGCCCGCGGCCAGCCGGGCGACCGCGCCGCCGATCTGCCCCGCGGCGAGCACGCGTCCGGCCGCGGTGGCCGTGAAGTGGTGCTGGTCGACCAGGAAGACCAGCGCGAACGTGGCGACGGTGAACTGCGGCACGATCAGCAGCGCGCTGGCGGCGTGCACCCGCCACAGCACCGGTGTGCGGTAGGGCGAGCCGGTTCGTGCGGCGTCCCCGGTCGTCACCCGGGCCGGGTCGCGGACCAGCACGGCGACCAGCCCGGCCGAGGCCAGGCTCAGCACGGCGAGCAGCAGGATCGCGGGCGCCACCCCGGACCCGGAGAGCGCGGGCAGCGCCACGGCGGCGACCGCGACCCCCGCGGGCTGAGCGGTCTGCCGCAGGCCCATGGCCAGCCCGCGCTCCTCGGCCCGGAACCACCCCATGATCAGCCGGCCGCTGGAGGCGTGCACGGCGGCGCCCGCGGCGCCGGCCAGCAGGAAGCACAGCCCGAGCCGGACCGGGTCGTGCATCCGGGTGGCGACCAGCAGGATCGCGCCGGACCCGGCCAGCCCGGCGGAGAGCACGAGACGCTCGCCCCACCGGTCGGCCGCGGCGCCCCAGGCGATCAGCGTGGTGAGCAGCCCGGCGGTGGGCGCGGCGGCGATCAGTCCGGCGGTGGCCAGGGACAGGCCGTCGGCGCGCAGGGCGGGGATCAGATAGGCGAGGCCGAACTGGAAGGCGCAGCCGCTGGTCATGGCGATCATGCCGATCGCCAGGACGAGCCAGCGCCGCGGTGAGGGTTGCACGAGACTCTCCCGATGCCGATGGTTATCAGATGTCGAATAGCCAACAGCATGCTGATAGCAATGCGCAACCTGTTAAGGTGGGTGACGTGCACTACTCCGAGCGCCTGCTGGGCTACGTCAAACGCGCCGAGCAGACGACTCAGGCCGCCAAGGAACGGGTGCTGCGCGAGTTCGCGATGACCCCGGCCCAGCAGAGCGCGCTCGCCGTCCTGTCCGACAACGACGGCATCACGGCCGCCGAGCTGGCCCGCCGGTGCGCGGTCACGCCGCAGACGATGAACAGCACGCTCGGCCGCCTGGAGCAGCGAGGCCTGATCGAGCGCCGCCCGCACCCCGTGCACGGCACCCTCATCGAGATCCGCCTGACCCCCGCCGGCACCGACCTGTTCACCCGCGCCGACGCCCGAGTCGCCCACCTCGACGAACGACTCGCCCAGGCCCTGCACCCCCACGAGCTGGCCACCCTCAAGTCCCTGCTCGACAAGGTCACCGAAACAGCCCGCTCCGAACCAGAAACCCCCTGACCAAAACCCATTTCCGGGTACGGGCGCGGAACGAACGTACGGGAAAGCCTTTGGTCGTTTGATTTGCGAGATGGCACGCACGACACAGGGACTCAGCTTGTCGCCGACCCGCATCGCCTACCGGGAGCTGCCGGACTCCGTCCAGGAGCACGTCGGCGCGATCATCGGGCCCGTCATCGCCGCCGACTCGGCGGCTGAAGGGCTCAACAGCTCCGTCGCCGCCAGGCTGCACACTCCCGGCGGCCGCTACTTCGTCAAGGCCCTGCCGGTCGCGCATCGCTGGGCCTGGACCCAGCAACGCGAAGCAGAGGTCGCGCCGCACGTCGCCACCGTCGGAGCGGCCCTGATCGCGCGGATCGTCGAGGCCGGCTGGGACGTCCTCGTCTTCGAGGCCCTCGAAGGGCACCGCGCCGACTACACGCCGGGCTCGCCGGATCTCGGACACGTCGCCCGGCTCCTCGCCCGCATCGGCGAGCTGCGCTGCCCGGACACGACCCTGCGACTGGCCGAGCAGCGGCTCGCCGCCTACACCAGCAAGGATCTGCTGCACCACTTCGCCGGCGAGAGCCTGCTGCACACCGACCTGAACCCGGCCAACGTCCTCGTCACCGGCGAAGAGGCCCGCATCGTCGACTGGGGCTGGGCCACCCGCGGCGCTGCCTGGCTCGACGCCGCCTACTGGGTGAGCTGGCTGATCACCGCCGGCCACCGCCCCGCCCAAGCCGAACAGCAGGCCGGGCGGATCCCGTCCTGGCGGGCCGCGCCGGCCGCGGGGATCACGGCGTTCGCCGAGGCCAACGCGAACGTGTGGGCGGAGATCGGGACGGGAAGCACCGATCCCTGGACCCTCGGCATCATGGCAGCGGCCGAGACGTGGCGGCGGCATCGGCACGATGGACCCGCGGCCGGGCCACCAGCTGGGACCGGCGCGAGGCAGCCGGTCAGCTCGGGATCAGGCGGCGCCGAAGGACAGGGCCATCAGGGCAACGTCGTCGTCGATGTGGCCGAGGGTGGTGAGGAGGCCGGTCAGCGCGTCGACCGCAGCCGGAGCCGTGGTGGGCGCGAGCCCGGCCAGGAAGGCCTGTAACGCCTCCTCGCCGTACCGCTCCGGGCTCGGCCCGGCATGCGCTTCGAGCAGCCCGTCGCTGTAGAGGATCAGCGTGTCGCCGGGTGCCAGGTCGAGGGTCCGCGTCACGATGCGCGGCGTCCGCAGGCTGCCGATCAGGGTCCCACCGGTGGTCGGCTGGGCTTCGACCGTGCCGTCGGCGCGCAGCAGCATCGGGGCGGGATGCCCGCCCCCGGCGATGGTGATCGAGCAGCCGCCCGCGGTGGGGACCAGCGTCCCGAAGACGACCGTGCAGTGCCGGTGCGAGTCGCTGTCATAGCCCTGGCGCAGAACGGTGTTGAGGTGCGCCAGCACCGCGGCCGGCGCCGGCTCGTACGCCGCCGCGGTACGCAGGGTGTACCGGGCCGCCGCCGTGGTGGCCGCCGCCGCGAGCCCTTTGCCGCACACGTCGCCGAGGAAGAACCCCCATCGCCCGCCGTCGAGCGGGAACAGGTCGTAGAAGTCGCCGCCGATCCGATCCGCGGACGCCATGTGGTAGTACGCGGCGGCCCGCATCCCCGGCGGCGCGAGCAGCATGTCCGGCAGGAGACTGTGCTGCAGCCCGGCGATCAGCCCGCGCAGGCGTTCCCGCTCGGCGTCGGCCTCGCGCCGGGCGTGCAGCAGTTCCTGCTCGTACGCGCGACGTTCGCGCGCGTCGAAGACGGTGGTGCGGATCAGCATCGGCTGGCCGTCGATGCCGGTCTTGATCGCGGACGTGACGAGCACCGGCAGCCGGGAGCCGTCCGCGCGCCGGAGTTCGAGGGCGATCCCGTTGACCTCACCCCGCATCTGCAGCAGCGGCGCGAAGTGGGTCTCGTGGTAGAGCCGCCCGCCGACGGTGAGCAGGTCGCTGAAGCGCTTTTGCCCGACGAGTTCTTCGCGGGTGTACCCCAGCCAGCCCAGCAACGTCGTATTGATCTTGGCGATCGTGCCGTCCAGCAGCGTCGACAGGTTGCCGCACGGCGCGGTGTCGTACAGGTCGTCGATGTTGTCCTCCAGCATCGCCGGAAACGCCGACGCCTGCACCGGGATGCGGCGCGACCCGGTGCGCGGTGCGGGCTCGGTCACCGGCGCCCGGTCACGGAAGCCACGAAGGCGGCGATGGCCTGGGCGGTGGCCTGCGGCGCGCTCAGCTGCGGGCAGTGTCCGGTGGCGTCCAGGGTGACCAGCCGGCTGCCCGGGATCCGGGCGTGGACGTACGCGCCGACCTCGGGCGGCGCGATCGCGTCGTTCGCCGACTCCAGCACCAGCGTCGGCACGGTCACCCGGGACAGGTCGGCGCGCTGGTCGGACAGGAAGGTGACCCGGGCGAACGACCTGGCGACGGCCGGGTCGGTGCGGCAGAAGCTGTCGGTCAGCTCCTGGCCCAGCTCCGGCCGGTCCGGGTTCCCCATGATCACCGGGGCCATGGTGGCCGACCAGCCCAGGTAGTTGCTGTCCAGCGAGTCCAGCAGCTCGTCGATGTCCGCGCGGCTGAACCCGCCGCGGTAGTCGTCCTGGTCGATGTAACACGGCGACGGCGTCAGCAGGACCAGCCCGGCGAACCGGTCCGGCTCCGCGGCGGCGGCCAGCACCCCGATCATCGAGCTGACCGAGTGGCCGACGAAGATCACGTCACGCAGGTCGAGGTCCCGGCAGATCTCCAGGACGTCGCGGGCGTAGCCGTCGAGGGTCGAGTACCGCTCCGGGTCCCAGGCCGCCGGGTCGGAGCGGCCCGCGCCGACGTAGTCGAAGAGCAGCAGCCGGGACTGCTCGCCCAGGCGGGCGGTGACCTGCCGCCACATGTTCTGGTCGCATCCGAACCCGTGGGCGAGCATCACCACCGGACCGTCGGCCCGGCCCGCGAAGGTGATGTTGCTCCGTGCCCGAACGTCCATGCCGGTAAGTGTCGCACCCGGCCGGCCGGGGCGATGAATCCGATGATCCGCCCCGAGACGCCCCCGAATATCGGTAATGCGGCACTTAACCACCCGATACCACATAAATTGGGAGAAATATAGCCCTGAAGGTAGGAAAATGATCAAGACACGCAAGACTCTGCCGCTCCTCGCCACCCTGGTGGCGCTCACCGTGCCCGCGTCCGTGCTGCCCGCGAGCCCGGCCGGGGCCACGGCCGGCTCACCGTCCGCCGAGACCTCGCCGGAGAGCATCCTGGTCACCGGCACCGGCCAGGTGTCCGGCAAGCCCGACACCCTGACCGCGAACTTCGGGGTGGAGACCAGTGCGTCCACCGTCGGCGACGCGCTGAACCGGGCCAACGCCGCCACTGCCAGGATGCGCGACGCGCTGGTCCGCGGCGGACTGTCCACCGCCGACGCGCAGACCTCGGACATCGGCATCACCGCGCGGCGCGGCAAGGACGACCGGATCACCGGCTACACGGTGAACCAGGGCCTGGTGGCGAAGATCCGGAACCTGCCGAAGGCCGGGGCGCTCATCTCCGCGGCCGTCGCGGCGGGCGGGGACGCCGCGCGGCTCAACGGCGTCTCGTTCGCGATCGAGGACGACGCCGCGCTGCTCACCGAGGCCCGGAAGAAGGCGTTCGCCGACGCGCGCGCCAAGGCCGAGGTCTACGCCCACGCGGCGGGCCGCCCGCTCGGCCGGGTGGTCCGGGTCAGCGAGGACGCTCCCGGCTACAGCGGCCCGATGGGCCTGAAGAGCATGACGTACGCCGACGCGAGCGTCCCGATCGAGCCGGGCCGCCAGCAGCTGTCCGTCACCGTCACCGTGGAGTGGGCCCTGAACCCGGTCGCCCCGGCGCCGAAGCCGTAAGCCGCACGGTCACCACCGCGCCACCCAGCGGCGGCCCGTTGCGCAGCTCGACGGTGCCGCCGTGGCCGGTGACGACCGCCCGCACGATCGACAGCCCGAGCCCGGCCCCGCCGGTGGCCGACCGGGCCGCGTCCCCGCGGACGAACCGTTCGAACGCGGAGTCGAGCAGGCCGGGCGGGAAGCCGGGCCCGTCGTCGGCCCATTCCAGGTCGACGGCCCCGCCGCGGCCGGCGGTCACGGTCACCCGGACCTCGCCGGCGCCGGCCGCACCGCTGTTCGCGGCGAGGTTGCCCAGCACCTGACGCAGCCGGTCGGTGTCCGCCTCGGCGAGCGCCGGGTCGCCGTACACGGAGATCCGCAGTTGATTTATCGGCGCGAGGACGCGCGCCTCGGCCTGGGCAAGATCGGTCACGTCGGTCGGCGCGCGGTGCACCACTAGGGTGCCGGCCCGCTCCCGGGCGAGCAGCAGCAGGTCCTCGGCGAGCCGGCCCAGCCGGACCACCTGGCCCTGCGCGGCCAGCAGCGACTCGCGGACCTCGGCCGGGTCGTCGACCGCGGCGAGGGCCAGGTCGATCTCGCCGCGCAGCACCGCGATCGGGGTCCGCAGCTCGTGGCTGGCGTCGTCGACGAACGCGCGTTCCCGGTGGAAGGCGACCGACAGCCGGGACAGCATGCCGCTGAGCGTGGCGGCCAGCCGGGCGATCTCGTCGTCGCCGGGCACCGCCGGCAGCCGCCGGTCGGAGTCCAGGCTGGAGATCGCCGCGGCCTCCCGGGTGAGCGCGTCGACCGGGCGCAGCGCGGCCCGCAGCAGCAGCCGGCCGAGCGCGGCGAGGGCCACGATCAGCACCGGGGTGGCCAGCGCGAGGACGATCAACTGGCGGGTCCCGGCGCGATCGATCGCGGACAGCGGCAGGGCCACGGTGAGGACCTGGCCGGTGCTGCCGACCGGCCGGGACAGCAGCCGGACCGGCATCGGGACGCCGGTCGGCCGGGACGGCAGGGTCCCGTCGGTGAAGGTGCGGCCCCGCACCGCGCGGACCTGCTCGGGGGTCAGCAGGATCTGGTCGCGGATCGCGGCCGCGGTGGCGACCGGCGTGCCGTCGGCGGCGTAGAGCTGGGCGATCGGATCGCCGTGCACCGCGCCCAGGTCGTGACCGCGGACGCTGGCGAGCAGGTCGTCGCTGCGCGCGGTCAGGTCGGTGTCGACGGCGGCGTCGAGCTGGTGGGCGAGCGCGACGTAGAGCAGCGACAGCGAGACCAGGAGCACGGCGGAGGTGCCGAGCCCGAAGACCAGGGCCAGCCGGGCACGCAGGGACGTGGGGATCAGACGCCGCACAGGGTCGACCTTACGTGCCCCTATGCTGGCTGCTGTGCGCGTGCTGGTGGTCGAGGACGACGCGGCCATGGCGTCGATGGTGGTGCGCGGGCTGCGCCGGGCCGGCTATGCCGTGGACACCGTCGGGACCGGCGCGGACGCGGTCTGGTCGATCGTCGAGAACGACTTCGACGCGGTGATCCTGGACGCGATGATCCCGGCCCCGGACGGTTTCGAGGTCTGCCGGCGGATCCGGGAGCGGCAGCGCTGGGTCCCGGTGCTGATGCTGACCGCCCGCGACGGCACCGACGACAAGGTCCGCGGCCTGGACGCCGGCGCCGACGACTACCTGACCAAGCCGTTCGCGTTCGACGAGCTGCTGGCCCGGGTGCGGGCGCTGACCCGCCGGGAGCCGGCCCAGCGGCCGGTCGTGCTGCGCGTCGGCGATCTGGCGCTGGACCCGGCGACCCGCTCGGTGCACCGCGGCACGACGCCGATCCCGCTGTCGGCGAAGGAGTTCGCGCTGCTGCACGAGCTGATGCGGCGGGCCGGCGAGACGCTCACCCGGACCTATCTGATCGAGCACGTCTGGGACGTCGCGTACGACGGCGGCTCGAACGTCGTCGACGTGTACGTGCGCTACCTGCGCGACAAGGTCGACCGCCCGTTCGGCCGGGACACCATCCGCACCATCCGGGGCGCGGGCTACCTGCTGGACCCGGAGGCCTGATCAGGCCGCGGCCGGCGCGTGCCGCTCGGCCAGCCAGTCCCGGAACGCGGCGGCCGGGATCGGCCGGGACACCAGGTAGCCCTGGACCGCGTCACAGCCGTGCTGCCGCAGGTAGTCGAGCTCGGCCTGCTCCTCGACGCCCTCGGCGACCACGGTCAGGTCCAGCGCGCGGGCCAGCTGCAGCGCGGCGTCGGTGACCGCCCGCCGGTTCCGGTCGGTCACGATGTGCCGGATGAAGCTCTTGTCGATCTTCATCTCGTGGATCGGCAGGTGGGCGAGCCGGCCCAGCGACGAGTGCCCGGTGCCGAAGTCGTCGATCGACAGGGTGACACCGAGCGCGAACAGGGTGTCCAGGGTGCGACGGGCGTTCTCCGGGTCGGCCATGATGCCGTTCTCGGTGATCTCCAGGGTGAGCGCCCGGGCCGGCAGCCCGTGCCGGTCGAGCGCCTCCTGGACCTGGCCGGCCACGGTCTGGTCGGCGAGCAGGTCGGGGGAC encodes:
- a CDS encoding MFS transporter, with product MQPSPRRWLVLAIGMIAMTSGCAFQFGLAYLIPALRADGLSLATAGLIAAAPTAGLLTTLIAWGAAADRWGERLVLSAGLAGSGAILLVATRMHDPVRLGLCFLLAGAAGAAVHASSGRLIMGWFRAEERGLAMGLRQTAQPAGVAVAAVALPALSGSGVAPAILLLAVLSLASAGLVAVLVRDPARVTTGDAARTGSPYRTPVLWRVHAASALLIVPQFTVATFALVFLVDQHHFTATAAGRVLAAGQIGGAVARLAAGWWSDRAGSRLRPMRTVALAIVAVVALLAATAPTGFSVAVLLAAAVLTVSPNGLAFTAVAEYAGRDWSGRALGIQNTAQNAVGTATPPAIGALIGAIGYGPAFATILIFPLLAAAVIPVEPRPGTRRPVSPGTPVTARA
- a CDS encoding MarR family winged helix-turn-helix transcriptional regulator, whose translation is MHYSERLLGYVKRAEQTTQAAKERVLREFAMTPAQQSALAVLSDNDGITAAELARRCAVTPQTMNSTLGRLEQRGLIERRPHPVHGTLIEIRLTPAGTDLFTRADARVAHLDERLAQALHPHELATLKSLLDKVTETARSEPETP
- a CDS encoding PP2C family protein-serine/threonine phosphatase, translating into MTEPAPRTGSRRIPVQASAFPAMLEDNIDDLYDTAPCGNLSTLLDGTIAKINTTLLGWLGYTREELVGQKRFSDLLTVGGRLYHETHFAPLLQMRGEVNGIALELRRADGSRLPVLVTSAIKTGIDGQPMLIRTTVFDARERRAYEQELLHARREADAERERLRGLIAGLQHSLLPDMLLAPPGMRAAAYYHMASADRIGGDFYDLFPLDGGRWGFFLGDVCGKGLAAAATTAAARYTLRTAAAYEPAPAAVLAHLNTVLRQGYDSDSHRHCTVVFGTLVPTAGGCSITIAGGGHPAPMLLRADGTVEAQPTTGGTLIGSLRTPRIVTRTLDLAPGDTLILYSDGLLEAHAGPSPERYGEEALQAFLAGLAPTTAPAAVDALTGLLTTLGHIDDDVALMALSFGAA
- a CDS encoding alpha/beta fold hydrolase translates to MDVRARSNITFAGRADGPVVMLAHGFGCDQNMWRQVTARLGEQSRLLLFDYVGAGRSDPAAWDPERYSTLDGYARDVLEICRDLDLRDVIFVGHSVSSMIGVLAAAAEPDRFAGLVLLTPSPCYIDQDDYRGGFSRADIDELLDSLDSNYLGWSATMAPVIMGNPDRPELGQELTDSFCRTDPAVARSFARVTFLSDQRADLSRVTVPTLVLESANDAIAPPEVGAYVHARIPGSRLVTLDATGHCPQLSAPQATAQAIAAFVASVTGRR
- a CDS encoding SIMPL domain-containing protein, producing the protein MIKTRKTLPLLATLVALTVPASVLPASPAGATAGSPSAETSPESILVTGTGQVSGKPDTLTANFGVETSASTVGDALNRANAATARMRDALVRGGLSTADAQTSDIGITARRGKDDRITGYTVNQGLVAKIRNLPKAGALISAAVAAGGDAARLNGVSFAIEDDAALLTEARKKAFADARAKAEVYAHAAGRPLGRVVRVSEDAPGYSGPMGLKSMTYADASVPIEPGRQQLSVTVTVEWALNPVAPAPKP
- a CDS encoding cell wall metabolism sensor histidine kinase WalK, giving the protein MRRLIPTSLRARLALVFGLGTSAVLLVSLSLLYVALAHQLDAAVDTDLTARSDDLLASVRGHDLGAVHGDPIAQLYAADGTPVATAAAIRDQILLTPEQVRAVRGRTFTDGTLPSRPTGVPMPVRLLSRPVGSTGQVLTVALPLSAIDRAGTRQLIVLALATPVLIVALAALGRLLLRAALRPVDALTREAAAISSLDSDRRLPAVPGDDEIARLAATLSGMLSRLSVAFHRERAFVDDASHELRTPIAVLRGEIDLALAAVDDPAEVRESLLAAQGQVVRLGRLAEDLLLLARERAGTLVVHRAPTDVTDLAQAEARVLAPINQLRISVYGDPALAEADTDRLRQVLGNLAANSGAAGAGEVRVTVTAGRGGAVDLEWADDGPGFPPGLLDSAFERFVRGDAARSATGGAGLGLSIVRAVVTGHGGTVELRNGPPLGGAVVTVRLTASAPGRPGSGPTPR
- a CDS encoding response regulator transcription factor, with protein sequence MRVLVVEDDAAMASMVVRGLRRAGYAVDTVGTGADAVWSIVENDFDAVILDAMIPAPDGFEVCRRIRERQRWVPVLMLTARDGTDDKVRGLDAGADDYLTKPFAFDELLARVRALTRREPAQRPVVLRVGDLALDPATRSVHRGTTPIPLSAKEFALLHELMRRAGETLTRTYLIEHVWDVAYDGGSNVVDVYVRYLRDKVDRPFGRDTIRTIRGAGYLLDPEA